The Argentina anserina chromosome 3, drPotAnse1.1, whole genome shotgun sequence genome includes a region encoding these proteins:
- the LOC126788120 gene encoding probable pyridoxal 5'-phosphate synthase subunit PDX2 — translation MALVGVLALQGSYNEHIAVLRRLGVKGAEIKKPEQLDTVASLIIPGGESTTMAKLAEYHNMFPALREFVKMGKPVWGTCAGLIFLANRATGQKIGGQELVGGLDCMVHRNFFGSQIQSFETELSVPELASKEGGPELCRGVFIRAPAILEVGPEVEVLADYPVPANTWKNSNPGVEGLEDNSGSEKKVIVAVRQGNLLATAFHPELTADTRWHSYFLRMTTETEGASSSIVAVGADLNSNQQTKIDLPVFL, via the exons ATGGCTCTCGTCGGCGTGCTTGCTTTACAGGGTTCTTACAATGAACACATAGCAG TGCTGAGAAGGCTAGGAGTGAAGGGCGCGGAGATAAAGAAACCAGAGCAACTTGACACAGTGGCCTCACTTATAATTCCGGGAGGAGAGAGCACCACTATGGCTAAGCTTGCCGAGTATCATAACATG TTTCCTGCTTTGCGTGAGTTTGTTAAGATGGGGAAGCCTGTTTGGGGAACCTGTGCTGGGCTTATTTTCTTAGCAAACAGAGCTACAG GACAGAAAATAGGAGGACAAGAACTTGTTGGAGGACTGGATTGCATGGTTCACAGAAATTTCTTTGGCAGTCAG ATCCAAAGTTTTGAGACAGAACTTTCCGTACCAGAGCTTGCTTCGAAGGAAGGTGGTCCTGAACTATGTCGTGGAGTTTTCATCCGTGCTCCTGCAATCCTTGAGGTAGGCCCGGAAGTTGAAGTCCTCGCTGATTATCCTGTCCCAGCTAATACGTGGAAGAATTCAAATCCTGGTGTTGAAGGTCTCGAG GATAACTCTGGGTCTGAGAAGAAAGTGATTGTAGCAGTCAGACAAGGGAATTTGCTAGCAACTGCTTTCCACCCTGAACTGACAGCAGACACTCGATG GCATAGTTACTTCTTGAGGATGACAACTGAAACCGAAGGGGCCTCAAGTAGCATTGTTGCTGTTGGTGCAGATCTTAATTCAAACCAACAAACAAAGATTGACCTCCCTGTATTTCTATAG